One genomic region from Myxocyprinus asiaticus isolate MX2 ecotype Aquarium Trade chromosome 27, UBuf_Myxa_2, whole genome shotgun sequence encodes:
- the LOC127418091 gene encoding neuronal acetylcholine receptor subunit alpha-9-II, translating into MARTRCWMEILVFSMLLLVEVVQCAQGQFAQKLLNDLMENYSTALRPVDDTDKTLNVTLQVTLSQIKDMDERNQVLIAYLWIRQTWHDAYLKWNKEDYDGLEVIRIPSSLVWRPDLVLYNKADDDFSGPVDTNVVLRYNGEITWDAPAITKSSCVVDVSYFPFDSQQCNLTFGSWTYNGNQVDIIMGMDSGDLSDFVENVEWECHGMPATKNVIMYGCCSDPYPDITYTVLLQRRSSFYIFNLLLPCFLISFLAPLGFYLPADSGEKVSLGVTVLLALTVFQLMVAESMPPSESVPLIGKYYIATMTMITASTALTIFIMNIHFCGAEAKPVPHWAKVLIIDYMSKIFFVYEVGESCASPFGQTEDSEPFHSPKQKPTSTPPPCCPDDDKSAVFNMTFDKCVYCRYRGSTGILRCDPKLVGNVEYIANCFREQRATCLKVAEWKKVAKVMDRFFMWIFFIMVFLMSILIIGKAP; encoded by the exons tGGTGCAGTGTGCTCAGGGTCAATTTGCACAGAAACTCCTGAATGACCTAATGGAGAATTACTCCACTGCTCTGCGACCAGTGGAtgacacagacaaaacactgaaCGTCACGCTGCAGGTCACACTGTCTCAGATCAAAGAcatg GATGAGAGAAATCAGGTGTTAATCGCATATCTGTGGATCAGACAGACGTGGCATGATGCCTATCTGAAATGGAATAAAGAGGATTATGACGGTCTAGAGGTGATCCGGATTCCCAGCAGCCTTGTGTGGAGACCAGACCTGGTGCTGTATAATAA agcAGACGATGATTTCTCCGGGCCAGTGGACACTAACGTGGTGTTGCGGTATAATGGTGAGATCACATGGGATGCTCCGGCGATTACTAAGAGCTCATGCGTGGTGGATGTCTCTTACTTTCCATTCGACAGTCAGCAGTGTAACCTCACCTTCGGCTCATGGACCTACAACGGTaaccag GTGGACATCATCATGGGGATGGACAGCGGTGATCTTTCAGACTTTGTGGAGAACGTGGAGTGGGAATGTCACGGAATGCCGGCCACTAAAAATGTGATCATGTACGGCTGCTGCTCGGATCCGTATCCTGACATCACCTACACGGTTCTGCTGCAGAGACGGAGCTCATTCTACATCTTTAACTTGCTGCTGCCCTGTTTCCTCATCTCATTCCTCGCGCCACTGGGCTTCTACCTACCCGCTGACTCGGGCGAGAAGGTGTCGCTGGGCGTGACTGTTCTCCTGGCGCTGACCGTGTTTCAGCTGATGGTAGCGGAGAGTATGCCACCCTCTGAGAGCGTTCCACTGATCG GTAAATACTACATAGCGACGATGACCATGATCACAGCATCGACTGCCCTGACCATCTTCATCATGAACATTCATTTCTGTGGAGCCGAGGCCAAACCGGTACCCCACTGGGCCAAAGTTCTTATCATCGACTACATGTCCAAGATCTTCTTTGTATATGAGGTCGGGGAGAGCTGTGCCTCACCGTTTGGACAGACGGAAGATTCCGAACCCTTCCACAGTCCAAAACAGAAACCGACCTCC ACCCCGCCCCCCTGTTGCCCTGATGATGACAAATCTGCTGTTTTCAATATGACATTTGACAAATGTGTTTACTGTAGATACCGTGGCAGCACTGGAATTCTCCGGTGCGACCCAAAGCTTGTCGGGAATGTTGAATATATCGCAAACTGCTTTCGGGAGCAAAGAGCGACCTGCCTGAAAGTGGCggagtggaagaaggtcgccaaGGTGATGGACAGATTTTTCATGTGGATATTTTTCATCATGGTCTTCCTCATGAGTATACTCATCATCGGCAAAGCACCTTGA